One Turneriella parva DSM 21527 genomic region harbors:
- a CDS encoding acyl-CoA dehydrogenase family protein: MPTINPGLQPFDLTGYRGASGKNFFTETRVLAEAFRLNSTNQTPDYLDAVNSHLSGLGTLLGGRINELTIACHKEGKWGELVQYDNTGNRIDEIRYAPEQTELRKIFYDYGVVNLDCHASWRHEFSLQHRMALAILTNMNGEGGVACPLAMTEGLIHALRAIGTEEQKEKFLPLLTSPDSPSHFMAGQYVTERVGGSNVAANRTVATPQSDGSWRLNGEKWFCSNPGDVWVTTAKVANTNTIGLFLVSRLRQDGSLNGCRLLRKKDIIGSKGKVTVESLYEDCEATQLGRTAHGLANLIRYILRTSRLHVICGGLGHISRAIIEAESYIAQREAYGKKLAAFPSVQQTIAELKMLQASLMLISFRAFALSDAEHPLALMLVPLLKVVTTQYSAVVAKEAMILHGGNGILGDFSVLPRILNDAIINETWEGTHALLAEHAIAAARRPKVAAAWSEYLKAETASMPAETKTLVFELHEEATRLMADDFERDANRMYLCELMWRIFALCETQRALQHAPEAAAYAPLLQSFVEQGARLPFRARAA, from the coding sequence ATGCCAACAATAAATCCTGGTCTACAGCCCTTTGATCTCACCGGCTATCGCGGCGCTTCGGGTAAGAATTTCTTCACTGAAACCCGCGTTTTGGCAGAGGCATTTCGGCTCAATAGTACCAACCAGACTCCCGATTACCTCGATGCAGTAAACTCTCACCTCTCAGGGCTCGGCACGCTTCTTGGCGGGCGCATCAATGAGTTAACGATCGCCTGCCATAAAGAAGGCAAGTGGGGCGAACTCGTGCAATACGACAACACGGGCAACCGCATCGATGAAATTCGTTACGCACCCGAACAGACCGAACTACGCAAAATCTTCTATGACTATGGCGTTGTGAACCTTGATTGCCACGCAAGCTGGCGGCATGAGTTCTCGCTGCAGCACCGCATGGCACTTGCGATTCTCACCAACATGAACGGTGAAGGCGGGGTCGCCTGCCCGCTGGCAATGACCGAAGGGTTGATACATGCGCTAAGGGCAATCGGCACAGAAGAACAAAAAGAAAAATTTCTGCCGCTATTGACTTCGCCCGACTCGCCATCGCATTTTATGGCCGGCCAGTATGTCACCGAACGTGTCGGGGGCAGCAACGTAGCCGCTAACCGCACCGTCGCGACGCCGCAGAGCGATGGCAGCTGGCGGCTCAATGGCGAAAAATGGTTCTGTTCAAACCCCGGTGACGTTTGGGTGACCACCGCAAAGGTCGCGAACACCAATACGATTGGGCTATTTCTGGTGTCGCGCCTGAGGCAAGACGGTTCCCTGAACGGTTGCCGGCTGCTGCGCAAAAAAGACATCATTGGCTCGAAAGGCAAAGTAACAGTCGAAAGCCTCTATGAGGATTGCGAAGCGACACAGCTTGGCCGCACCGCGCACGGTTTGGCCAATCTCATACGCTATATTTTACGCACATCGCGCCTGCACGTGATCTGCGGCGGACTCGGCCACATCTCCCGCGCGATTATTGAAGCCGAATCATACATTGCGCAGCGCGAAGCCTACGGAAAAAAACTCGCCGCTTTTCCGAGTGTGCAGCAGACGATCGCCGAACTCAAGATGCTGCAGGCTTCGCTCATGCTCATCAGCTTTCGGGCGTTTGCGCTCAGCGATGCGGAGCATCCGCTCGCGCTGATGCTTGTGCCGCTGCTGAAAGTCGTGACGACACAATACAGTGCGGTCGTTGCCAAAGAAGCCATGATTCTGCATGGCGGCAACGGCATTCTCGGTGATTTCAGTGTCTTGCCCCGCATCTTAAATGACGCGATCATCAACGAAACCTGGGAAGGCACGCATGCGTTGCTTGCCGAGCATGCGATTGCTGCGGCAAGACGGCCAAAGGTTGCCGCAGCCTGGAGCGAGTACCTCAAGGCAGAAACCGCGTCGATGCCGGCTGAGACGAAGACATTGGTGTTCGAATTGCACGAAGAGGCCACACGCCTCATGGCAGACGATTTTGAGAGAGATGCGAACCGCATGTATCTGTGCGAGCTCATGTGGCGCATTTTTGCCCTCTGCGAAACGCAGCGGGCACTGCAGCATGCGCCTGAAGCCGCCGCATACGCACCGCTGCTGCAGAGCTTCGTAGAGCAGGGGGCACGTTTGCCCTTTAGGGCAAGGGCAGCATGA
- a CDS encoding phosphatase PAP2 family protein has translation MHTADHTLPQVRLFYRVLFVMGLVALPLVWLANTELFWLLNCRRDSHATNFIFLLLTSLADGLWVVMIATVTHSLRPHNLTALVIALIAGNVVLQSGKYLADFDRPLRVLGEQAVCLLGQQLTVRSFPSGHAFSAGLLFMFLRPRKSLLLAGLWLSLAGAGAISRVYVGVHFPRDVLAGFLIAVVSFKLAERAAARISFRESSLRIRRLAFALFSLGVSAIYLFAYHEQTKELEFLLTPAAALVLIYWTIILLMTIIKPAVSKKPQA, from the coding sequence ATGCATACAGCCGACCACACCCTGCCTCAGGTAAGGCTCTTCTACCGCGTGTTGTTTGTAATGGGGCTGGTGGCATTACCGCTTGTTTGGCTCGCCAACACCGAACTTTTCTGGCTGCTCAACTGCAGGCGCGATAGCCACGCCACGAATTTCATCTTCTTACTTCTGACCTCGCTCGCCGACGGATTGTGGGTGGTCATGATTGCGACTGTCACGCACAGCCTGAGGCCGCACAACCTCACCGCACTGGTGATTGCCCTCATTGCGGGCAATGTCGTGCTGCAGTCGGGCAAATACCTCGCCGACTTCGACCGCCCGCTGAGGGTATTGGGGGAACAGGCAGTCTGCCTGCTGGGCCAGCAGCTTACGGTACGCAGCTTTCCCTCGGGGCACGCGTTTTCGGCGGGCCTGCTCTTCATGTTTCTGCGGCCGCGAAAGTCGCTGCTGCTTGCGGGGCTGTGGCTCTCGCTCGCCGGCGCTGGGGCAATCTCGCGTGTTTATGTGGGCGTGCATTTTCCGCGCGACGTGCTTGCAGGTTTCTTGATCGCCGTCGTGTCGTTTAAGCTCGCCGAACGGGCGGCCGCACGCATTTCGTTTCGTGAATCATCACTCAGAATTCGACGCCTTGCGTTCGCCCTGTTTAGCCTGGGGGTAAGCGCCATCTATCTCTTTGCATACCATGAACAGACCAAAGAGCTGGAGTTTCTGCTCACACCGGCAGCGGCGCTCGTCTTGATCTATTGGACTATTATTCTGCTGATGACAATCATTAAGCCTGCGGTTTCGAAGAAACCGCAGGCTTAA
- a CDS encoding Gfo/Idh/MocA family protein, translating into MSTNSKIKFGIIGVGHMGSYHLNVAASLPTHEIVGIFDARPEHAAEKAALFNTRAFASYQQLIDACDAVTIAVPTVLHYEIAKYALEKGVHVLVEKPITFDLQQAEELIALAKQKSLVLQVGHVERFNGAVMALAKIVSDPLLIQTRRLHPQNNRILDVGVVLDLLIHDIDIVINLVNKPLLRHSAMGSCLTGKHEDIAVIELQFEGGCIATLTASRLSQYKERSLSVTQKHNFLILNYGAQEIEIHRQGNSVTVTAPDEIKYSQESVVERVFIHKDNPLKSEHVHFYNCIMGTEKPLVSGEADLKTLSIALDSVKQIVG; encoded by the coding sequence TAAGATAAAATTCGGCATTATTGGTGTCGGCCACATGGGTAGCTACCACCTCAACGTGGCGGCATCGCTGCCGACGCACGAGATCGTTGGTATTTTCGATGCACGCCCCGAGCATGCGGCAGAAAAAGCCGCGCTCTTTAATACAAGGGCTTTCGCTTCATACCAGCAGCTGATTGATGCCTGCGACGCGGTGACGATCGCCGTGCCGACAGTGCTGCACTATGAAATTGCGAAGTATGCGCTTGAAAAAGGTGTGCACGTTTTGGTCGAAAAGCCGATCACGTTTGACCTTCAACAGGCTGAAGAACTGATTGCACTGGCAAAACAGAAATCACTCGTTCTGCAGGTAGGGCATGTCGAACGTTTCAACGGTGCGGTAATGGCACTGGCGAAAATTGTCAGTGACCCGCTGCTGATTCAGACGCGCCGGCTGCACCCGCAGAACAACCGCATTCTCGACGTCGGTGTCGTGCTCGACCTGCTCATCCATGACATTGACATCGTCATAAATCTGGTCAATAAACCCCTACTGCGCCACTCGGCGATGGGCAGCTGCCTTACCGGTAAGCACGAAGATATCGCCGTGATTGAGTTGCAGTTTGAAGGGGGATGTATAGCGACGCTGACAGCTTCACGGCTGAGCCAATACAAAGAACGTTCTTTGTCTGTGACGCAGAAACACAACTTTCTCATTCTGAACTATGGCGCACAAGAAATAGAGATCCACCGTCAGGGTAATTCAGTCACCGTGACCGCGCCCGATGAGATTAAATACTCGCAAGAATCGGTAGTCGAAAGAGTCTTTATTCACAAAGATAATCCGCTGAAGAGCGAGCATGTACACTTCTATAACTGCATCATGGGAACCGAAAAGCCTCTCGTGAGCGGCGAAGCAGACCTCAAGACACTCAGCATTGCGCTCGATAGCGTGAAGCAGATCGTCGGTTAA
- a CDS encoding ABC transporter ATP-binding protein, with protein sequence MISVSGLKKNFGDYEAVKQISFSIGKGEVVALLGPNGAGKTTTMRMLTGFYEPTAGTATVGGHDVQKDRKAVQSLIGYLPESASSYPDMLVSEFLQFIAESRNLSPEDTERGIEKAVKVTDLTKYLYSPIMHLSKGYKQRVGLAAALLHDPQVLILDEPTSGLDPNQINEIRQLIRELSKEKTIILSTHILKEVEDTCERAIIIADGRIVLDEKLEKIQRMKEGRETWEFALKGNPTGALEKIRALLAADEAVSQISATDVETRFAAETGSGFNEKLFALCVSEKWTLRELFMQKQSIEDVFARLTTKGTEAQG encoded by the coding sequence ATGATTTCTGTCTCTGGTCTTAAGAAAAATTTCGGCGATTACGAAGCCGTTAAGCAGATCAGCTTCTCGATTGGCAAAGGTGAGGTCGTGGCGCTGCTGGGGCCCAACGGCGCCGGTAAAACGACGACCATGCGTATGCTGACGGGCTTCTATGAACCCACGGCGGGTACTGCAACCGTCGGCGGCCACGACGTGCAGAAAGACCGCAAGGCTGTGCAATCGCTGATCGGCTACCTGCCCGAAAGCGCGAGCTCTTACCCCGACATGCTCGTCTCTGAATTCTTACAGTTCATCGCCGAGAGCCGCAACCTCAGCCCCGAAGATACCGAGCGCGGTATCGAAAAGGCCGTAAAGGTTACCGACCTTACCAAATACCTGTACTCGCCGATTATGCACCTCTCGAAGGGATACAAACAGCGCGTCGGCCTCGCGGCAGCGCTCTTGCACGACCCGCAAGTGCTGATTCTCGACGAACCGACGTCGGGCCTCGACCCTAACCAGATCAATGAAATTCGCCAGCTTATTCGCGAACTATCTAAAGAGAAGACGATTATTCTCAGCACGCACATACTCAAAGAGGTCGAAGACACGTGTGAGCGGGCGATCATCATCGCTGACGGCCGCATTGTGCTCGACGAAAAGCTCGAAAAGATTCAGCGCATGAAAGAAGGCCGCGAAACGTGGGAGTTCGCACTCAAGGGCAACCCAACGGGCGCGCTTGAAAAAATCCGCGCGCTTCTTGCAGCAGATGAAGCGGTAAGCCAGATCTCGGCAACAGACGTAGAAACACGCTTTGCCGCCGAAACGGGTTCTGGCTTCAACGAAAAGCTCTTCGCCCTCTGCGTTTCTGAAAAATGGACGCTGCGTGAACTCTTCATGCAGAAGCAGAGCATCGAAGACGTATTTGCGCGGCTTACGACAAAGGGCACGGAGGCCCAGGGCTGA
- a CDS encoding class I mannose-6-phosphate isomerase produces MPKPWGGGHLDQIAGHTGEGHIGEYVLFSDMRQFPVMAENSRGRRLVADVWRDLFPGSAGVPFMLKVLSTAEPISLQNHPSDQDLQKLGLTGNGKFECWTILDAGADARMYLGLKQGEDISVLRTLDADAQPMRHFNEYVPQRGEIVELFPGLVHSTVGRLLFYEIQQTSDYTFRIYDFGRGRDLHLDAAIECLHEQTPAISKVPEALETSAFKLRYHPAENLSGIKPVNDTFSVFTWFGCAAEFICDGQSFSLAWGDSVLVFGGIQCSVEKKEGTADHGLPLIDMLFEAYA; encoded by the coding sequence GTGCCCAAACCCTGGGGTGGGGGGCACCTCGACCAAATTGCGGGCCATACCGGCGAAGGCCATATCGGCGAATACGTTCTGTTCTCTGACATGCGCCAGTTTCCCGTGATGGCCGAAAATTCGCGGGGTCGCCGCCTCGTTGCCGACGTTTGGCGCGACCTTTTTCCGGGGTCTGCGGGTGTGCCCTTCATGCTCAAGGTGCTTTCGACCGCCGAGCCGATTTCGCTGCAGAACCATCCGTCAGACCAAGATCTGCAGAAACTCGGCCTCACGGGTAACGGCAAGTTTGAATGCTGGACAATTCTCGACGCGGGGGCCGATGCGCGCATGTATCTTGGTTTGAAACAGGGTGAGGATATCTCCGTTCTGCGAACCCTCGACGCCGACGCTCAGCCGATGCGCCACTTCAACGAATATGTGCCGCAGCGGGGAGAGATCGTCGAACTTTTTCCCGGTCTCGTGCACAGCACGGTCGGCCGCCTGCTTTTTTACGAGATTCAACAGACCTCTGACTATACGTTTCGCATCTATGATTTTGGGCGAGGCCGCGACCTGCACCTTGACGCGGCGATCGAATGCCTGCACGAACAAACGCCCGCGATCAGCAAGGTTCCCGAAGCACTCGAAACTTCTGCGTTCAAGTTACGCTATCACCCGGCTGAGAATCTGTCGGGCATTAAACCGGTCAACGACACATTCTCTGTCTTCACCTGGTTTGGCTGCGCAGCCGAGTTCATTTGCGACGGGCAGAGTTTTTCTCTAGCGTGGGGCGATTCGGTTTTGGTATTTGGCGGCATTCAGTGCTCGGTTGAAAAAAAAGAGGGCACAGCCGACCACGGCCTGCCATTGATTGACATGCTGTTCGAAGCTTATGCATAA
- a CDS encoding AAA family ATPase yields MPEIAGVSIETADISPAEKSLVFHQELVLTETTKKNLAKILYPLVEGQNLLLVGDAGVGKNALVYYINKMRNLPTVRFSFNQDTLPEDLSGSFRVLPDGFQWNNGPLTEALEKGYTFVADEMNLASPEILKRFISVFDRRRLQLLEKDGSEVLANPRYSFVATQNPARGFEGRKNLPESIQRHFTTIYLDHYPAHEEKEILRGLYPEEYGAVADLVVTLQRALEAQIWKNEIAKEDLEHYHFNLRTAQRFMNRAVVASVADTQKPEFRDLVFAFYVSTFRLEADRQLALQTVAAVMEYEPAALQRDYTIYSQSRGAVGEEFAMPSDAEGGHHTLPFPVTLSRSRTLEQMQASLGAGDNLLLEGDDAARILELCHVMAHASGKAVTEIFLSRGMHTSDIIGALRPHGSSVKWVDGPLTAALRRQDTIVLENIDAAGSELVEKLNMLLDHAGRLALPPEAEGESILKKEGECRIIAIKRTRRSRSQQTISRALRNRFFNLHVSVIEEATEVAELTALALDLEFGPDATAQGAQVVQKLSLFHNKADEAAREKKIGGTLAESIRYREENLLRLIGHVARYVNTSPHPGLTATPLLKERGHTTPPSPSGEGGRGGEVLRRGVEIYYAGMLQNPDDRIVIQRLFERIFADMPWDDIFAALAEGKKKILGTAKKRDKKITPPDWDKKKHFREANTGKATKRLGGQELKKGLRIDTPETGGNVKEGPDAWYGSDTQGNGGQGEPAGGGGAWGYRTDQLFQDFLKKYKPKWDYHMGYSLADFYDVFGKMLSELQMELENALDAEPEIERRLMAQGHRVDARRYITYQAQAGNDRIFDRTRILHSENKLKGVEFVFVLAKGRRMFNFKAAVSAIIALQSAIEILWGKKIPLKVFGYSDFENMKHSIDINQYISVAEDAPEHSEKVKLFENMTDNWNGDTIEEAQVLRYAAEQFSPEAVTKFIVMVSDFRGHRARAELKKEILSPASQTLKELGEEYARQNIHVLAVQTGTRSIAEHLFKEWLWIHEETFDQAPILLAEAIKNLILRYHRVVV; encoded by the coding sequence ATGCCCGAAATAGCCGGAGTGAGTATTGAAACGGCAGATATATCCCCCGCCGAAAAGTCGCTCGTTTTTCACCAAGAGCTCGTGCTCACCGAGACCACAAAAAAAAATCTGGCGAAGATTCTTTATCCGCTGGTAGAAGGGCAGAATTTGCTGCTCGTTGGCGATGCCGGCGTCGGCAAGAATGCACTGGTCTACTATATCAACAAGATGCGCAACCTGCCGACGGTGCGCTTTAGCTTTAACCAAGACACTCTGCCCGAAGACCTGTCGGGCTCGTTTCGGGTTTTGCCCGACGGCTTTCAATGGAACAACGGCCCGCTGACTGAAGCGCTCGAAAAAGGGTATACCTTTGTTGCCGACGAGATGAACCTCGCTTCGCCCGAAATTCTCAAGCGCTTCATCAGTGTCTTTGACCGCCGCCGCCTGCAGCTGCTCGAAAAAGACGGCAGCGAGGTTCTCGCTAACCCGCGCTATTCATTTGTCGCGACGCAAAACCCGGCGCGCGGTTTCGAAGGCCGCAAGAATCTGCCCGAAAGTATACAGCGGCACTTTACCACGATCTACCTCGACCATTATCCGGCGCACGAAGAAAAAGAAATTCTGCGGGGTTTATACCCCGAAGAATACGGCGCGGTTGCCGACCTCGTGGTGACACTGCAGCGAGCGCTCGAAGCCCAGATATGGAAAAACGAAATTGCGAAAGAAGATCTCGAGCACTACCACTTCAACCTGCGTACCGCGCAGCGCTTTATGAACCGGGCGGTTGTCGCCTCGGTTGCCGATACTCAGAAGCCCGAGTTTCGCGACCTGGTATTCGCCTTTTATGTTTCGACCTTTCGCCTCGAAGCAGACCGGCAGTTGGCTCTTCAGACAGTCGCTGCAGTAATGGAATACGAACCGGCAGCGCTTCAGCGCGATTACACGATCTATAGCCAGAGCCGCGGTGCCGTCGGCGAAGAATTCGCCATGCCTTCAGACGCAGAAGGTGGCCACCATACATTACCTTTTCCCGTGACGCTGTCGCGTTCGCGCACGCTCGAGCAGATGCAGGCCTCGTTAGGTGCGGGCGACAACCTGCTGCTTGAAGGCGATGATGCCGCGCGAATTCTCGAGCTCTGCCATGTTATGGCACATGCTTCGGGCAAGGCCGTGACAGAGATTTTCCTTTCGCGCGGCATGCACACGAGCGACATCATCGGAGCGCTGCGCCCGCATGGCAGTTCGGTTAAATGGGTCGACGGCCCGCTGACGGCCGCGCTGCGCCGGCAAGACACGATTGTGCTCGAAAACATCGATGCGGCAGGTTCAGAGCTCGTCGAAAAGCTCAATATGCTGCTCGACCATGCGGGCCGACTCGCGTTGCCTCCCGAAGCAGAAGGCGAATCTATCCTCAAAAAAGAAGGTGAATGCCGCATCATTGCAATTAAGCGCACTCGCCGTAGCCGCAGCCAGCAGACAATTTCGCGCGCGCTTCGAAACCGCTTCTTCAACCTGCATGTTTCGGTGATTGAAGAGGCGACAGAAGTCGCCGAGCTGACGGCCCTGGCGCTCGACCTCGAGTTTGGGCCCGACGCCACAGCGCAGGGCGCACAGGTTGTACAGAAGCTGAGCCTTTTTCACAATAAGGCAGATGAAGCCGCGCGCGAAAAGAAAATCGGCGGCACACTTGCAGAGTCGATTCGCTACCGCGAAGAAAATTTGCTGAGGCTCATTGGCCATGTAGCCCGGTATGTCAATACTTCACCTCACCCCGGCCTTACGGCCACCCCTCTCCTGAAGGAGAGGGGGCATACAACTCCCCCCTCTCCTTCAGGAGAGGGGGGACGGGGGGGTGAGGTTCTCCGTCGCGGCGTCGAAATTTATTACGCGGGCATGCTGCAGAACCCCGATGACCGTATTGTCATTCAGCGCCTGTTCGAGCGCATCTTTGCCGACATGCCCTGGGACGACATTTTCGCGGCGCTCGCCGAAGGTAAAAAAAAAATCCTCGGCACGGCAAAAAAGCGCGATAAAAAAATAACTCCCCCCGATTGGGATAAAAAAAAGCACTTTCGCGAGGCCAACACCGGTAAGGCCACCAAGCGGCTGGGCGGCCAAGAGCTGAAGAAAGGGTTGAGGATTGATACCCCTGAAACCGGCGGCAACGTCAAAGAGGGGCCCGACGCCTGGTATGGCTCTGACACGCAGGGTAATGGCGGCCAGGGTGAACCAGCTGGTGGCGGCGGCGCGTGGGGCTACCGCACCGACCAGTTGTTTCAGGATTTCTTAAAAAAATACAAACCCAAGTGGGACTACCATATGGGCTATTCGCTCGCCGATTTCTATGACGTCTTTGGCAAAATGCTCTCTGAGCTGCAGATGGAGCTCGAGAACGCGCTCGACGCCGAACCCGAAATCGAGCGCCGCCTCATGGCGCAGGGGCACCGCGTCGACGCCCGACGCTACATCACTTACCAGGCACAGGCCGGCAACGACCGCATCTTCGACCGCACCCGCATTCTGCACTCGGAAAATAAACTCAAAGGGGTTGAGTTCGTGTTTGTGCTCGCGAAAGGCCGGCGTATGTTTAACTTCAAGGCTGCCGTCTCGGCGATTATCGCACTGCAGTCGGCGATAGAAATTCTGTGGGGCAAAAAAATTCCCCTGAAAGTTTTCGGTTATTCAGACTTCGAAAACATGAAACATTCGATCGACATTAACCAGTATATCTCGGTCGCAGAAGATGCTCCCGAGCACAGCGAGAAGGTGAAACTCTTCGAAAACATGACCGACAACTGGAACGGCGATACGATTGAAGAGGCGCAGGTTTTGCGCTACGCGGCCGAACAGTTCTCGCCCGAAGCGGTGACCAAGTTTATCGTGATGGTGTCAGACTTTCGCGGCCACCGCGCGCGTGCCGAGCTAAAAAAAGAGATTTTGAGCCCCGCAAGCCAGACCCTGAAAGAGCTGGGCGAAGAGTATGCCCGGCAGAATATTCATGTGCTCGCAGTTCAAACCGGTACGCGCTCGATAGCTGAACACCTCTTCAAAGAATGGCTGTGGATTCACGAAGAGACTTTCGATCAGGCGCCGATTTTACTCGCTGAAGCGATCAAGAACCTGATTCTGCGCTACCATAGGGTGGTAGTTTAA
- a CDS encoding ABC transporter permease subunit translates to MDIIKNINLDLDWKNVKTVYRREFANYFNTPIGYIFLGIFAILVNFLFFFITRFFDRGYSLQGMFDMLKLIYLAFIPVITMRLWAEERRSGTVELLLTLPYSEVELILGKYLSALVFLGLSLATTLFLPILAFYVGAPDFMVLIGSYLGAWLSGSAYIAMGLYISWLTRDQITAFLLSFLACLFIYLLGYQPVLQFFGPMKELLGFLSVSWHSDSLSAGLLDTRDLLYYLSFSALFLYLNKVSIQKFRRGH, encoded by the coding sequence ATGGACATTATCAAAAACATCAACCTCGACCTGGACTGGAAAAACGTCAAGACCGTCTATCGGCGCGAATTCGCGAATTACTTTAATACTCCGATCGGCTATATCTTTCTGGGTATTTTCGCAATTCTCGTGAATTTTCTTTTCTTCTTCATCACCCGTTTCTTCGACCGCGGGTATTCGCTCCAGGGCATGTTCGACATGCTCAAGTTGATTTATCTCGCCTTTATTCCCGTCATCACGATGCGCCTGTGGGCAGAAGAACGCCGCAGTGGTACTGTTGAACTTTTGCTGACGCTGCCTTATAGCGAGGTGGAGCTCATTTTGGGCAAATACCTTTCAGCCCTCGTGTTTCTTGGCCTGTCACTGGCCACGACTCTTTTTCTGCCGATATTGGCTTTTTACGTGGGCGCCCCCGACTTTATGGTGCTCATCGGGTCATATCTCGGCGCATGGCTCTCGGGTTCGGCTTATATAGCGATGGGCCTCTACATATCATGGCTGACACGTGACCAGATCACCGCTTTCTTACTGAGCTTTCTTGCCTGCCTCTTCATCTACCTGCTCGGTTACCAGCCGGTGCTGCAATTCTTTGGGCCGATGAAAGAGCTGCTCGGCTTCTTGTCTGTTTCATGGCATTCGGATTCACTCTCTGCGGGCCTCTTGGATACCCGCGACCTGCTCTATTACCTGTCTTTCTCAGCGCTATTTCTGTACCTGAACAAAGTCAGCATTCAAAAATTCCGCCGGGGTCACTAA
- a CDS encoding GldG family protein, with protein MDSKSSPAMETIKNYLQSRRTTTVLYVALFFAFSYLSYGAYLRFDVSSTGAMRISGTTKNLLRNLPEKATIELFVSNDLPDEAVLVARKARDFIQEYVNSSRGKVKLTILDPDNDKSAQSRATDLRIQQLDLRVGGAKKAQAQSIYFGLAISYGDKSETVNNLIGLYEQHDLENQLTAKIFKMVKPKEKKIGLLSGHGAFNQKKERNPTSLSYFVEKISTFYGEVMDINTTTADIPVEVSTLVVVQPGKLEPIDKFRLDQFVMRGGNLIVLASGMEVNFGQQFMASPGNPDLKDFLKGYGIELGDDMINELKPNYYVPFVQPNGMRLEKFPYPPWVLVPKSGLSQKHLSTKGNAALILPYTSSVKTNPAVLPEGDGKFQVEVLAKSSPDSWSQANFAFLDPGKMDDMIAAPKQTTGTYNLAVTARGRFSSLYAAAEPPKEAPKTYLKNAEKESTIMVVGTPYAFSNLTFILSEMTQAPLLDENIKTIFAAIDIMNGNEDLVELRKKSAPRIKAELVEDGKRKFLTVLAFALPLLIILGFGTWRLTRRKQLSPAN; from the coding sequence ATGGATTCGAAAAGTTCACCAGCTATGGAAACCATCAAGAATTATCTGCAGTCGCGCAGAACCACTACTGTGCTCTATGTCGCGCTGTTCTTTGCGTTCAGCTATCTGAGTTACGGCGCCTACCTGAGGTTCGATGTTTCGTCGACCGGTGCGATGCGCATATCAGGCACGACGAAAAACCTGCTGCGCAATCTGCCAGAGAAGGCCACGATCGAACTGTTTGTTTCGAACGATCTGCCAGACGAAGCCGTACTCGTGGCGCGCAAGGCCCGCGACTTCATACAAGAATACGTCAACAGCTCGCGCGGCAAGGTTAAGCTCACGATTCTCGACCCCGACAACGACAAGTCGGCGCAGTCGCGGGCGACAGACCTGCGCATTCAGCAGCTCGACCTGCGTGTCGGCGGAGCAAAAAAAGCCCAGGCGCAGAGCATCTATTTTGGGCTCGCGATCTCTTATGGCGACAAATCAGAGACCGTGAACAATCTTATCGGCCTCTACGAACAGCACGACCTCGAGAACCAACTGACCGCCAAGATATTCAAGATGGTAAAGCCGAAAGAAAAGAAGATCGGATTACTTTCAGGTCACGGAGCTTTCAACCAAAAGAAAGAGCGCAACCCGACATCGCTCTCTTACTTTGTGGAAAAGATTTCGACTTTTTACGGCGAAGTCATGGATATCAACACCACGACTGCAGATATTCCGGTAGAGGTGTCGACGCTCGTCGTGGTACAACCGGGCAAACTCGAACCAATCGACAAGTTTAGGCTCGACCAGTTCGTGATGCGTGGCGGTAACCTAATCGTGCTCGCGTCGGGCATGGAAGTGAATTTCGGCCAGCAGTTCATGGCTTCTCCCGGCAACCCAGACCTGAAAGACTTTCTCAAAGGGTATGGCATTGAACTCGGCGACGACATGATCAATGAGCTGAAGCCCAATTACTATGTGCCGTTTGTGCAACCGAACGGCATGCGACTCGAAAAGTTTCCATATCCACCGTGGGTGCTGGTGCCCAAGAGCGGTCTGAGCCAGAAACACCTGTCGACCAAGGGCAACGCAGCGCTCATTCTACCCTATACAAGCAGCGTCAAAACCAACCCGGCGGTGCTGCCCGAGGGCGACGGCAAGTTTCAGGTCGAGGTGCTCGCCAAATCGAGCCCTGATTCATGGTCGCAGGCGAATTTTGCCTTTCTCGACCCCGGCAAAATGGACGACATGATCGCAGCGCCTAAACAGACGACGGGCACGTATAACCTTGCCGTCACGGCGCGCGGCAGATTCTCAAGCCTCTACGCAGCGGCTGAACCGCCCAAAGAAGCTCCGAAAACTTATTTGAAGAATGCTGAAAAAGAGAGCACAATCATGGTCGTGGGCACTCCCTATGCATTCAGTAACCTCACATTCATTCTCAGCGAAATGACGCAGGCGCCTCTGCTTGATGAAAACATCAAGACAATTTTTGCGGCAATCGATATCATGAATGGCAACGAAGATCTGGTCGAATTGCGCAAGAAATCGGCGCCTCGTATCAAGGCCGAGCTCGTCGAAGACGGTAAACGCAAGTTTTTGACAGTGCTCGCTTTTGCGCTGCCGTTGCTCATAATTCTCGGCTTCGGCACCTGGCGTCTGACGCGCAGAAAACAACTTTCACCTGCAAACTGA